The following are from one region of the Cloacibacterium sp. TD35 genome:
- the dnaB gene encoding replicative DNA helicase, whose translation MAQKETLSSLTHGNFAKELSISAGKMPPNAVEFEKLVIGTFLIDKKGLDYSIDLLTPEVFYDPRHQVIFSAILKLYEKNEPVDLMTVIQELKKEEKLGFAGGDHYIIDLTMGVSSSAHIEYHVRVILEKFILRSLINVSANVIDSSYKESTDVFELLDKAEQSFFEITNGTIKKGFDTANSLVKEAIDKIKSLKDKEGLSGIPSGFRDVDKETGGWQSSDLIIIAARPAMGKTAFLLSMARNITVDHNIPMALFSLEMASVQLITRMIASETGISSEKLRKGQMSEEEWQRLFSNVAALENAPLYIDETPALSVFDFRAKCRRLVMQHGVRIIMVDYLQLMTANSGGKGAGNREQEIATISRSLKAIAKELNVPVIALSQLSRTVETRPNKRPQLSDLRESGAIEQDADIVSFIYRPEYYKIDTWEDETPSANQAELIIAKHRNGSIADVRLSFHGSLAKFSDLDVFGSYHSSGFAQQDEPSGFDKLRVSIDPGAAFGLPDNGNISGSAMNDDDDDGEMPF comes from the coding sequence ATGGCACAGAAGGAAACATTATCAAGTTTAACACATGGTAATTTCGCGAAGGAACTTTCTATTTCAGCAGGCAAAATGCCGCCTAATGCAGTTGAATTCGAGAAATTGGTTATTGGAACTTTTTTGATTGACAAAAAAGGTCTAGATTATTCTATAGATTTATTAACTCCCGAGGTTTTTTACGACCCGAGACATCAAGTTATTTTTTCTGCAATTTTAAAATTGTACGAAAAAAACGAGCCTGTAGATTTAATGACCGTAATCCAAGAGCTCAAAAAAGAAGAAAAACTAGGTTTTGCTGGAGGTGACCATTACATTATTGATCTTACTATGGGCGTTTCTTCGAGCGCTCACATAGAATATCACGTTCGTGTAATTCTAGAAAAATTCATTCTCAGAAGTTTGATTAATGTTTCTGCGAATGTAATCGACAGCTCTTACAAAGAATCTACAGACGTTTTTGAATTGCTAGACAAAGCAGAACAATCGTTTTTCGAAATTACCAATGGAACCATCAAAAAAGGTTTTGACACCGCCAATTCCTTGGTAAAAGAAGCCATTGATAAAATTAAATCCTTAAAAGACAAAGAAGGACTTTCTGGTATTCCATCAGGATTTAGAGATGTAGACAAAGAAACAGGAGGATGGCAAAGTTCTGACTTAATCATCATCGCGGCGCGTCCCGCAATGGGAAAAACCGCTTTCCTACTTTCTATGGCGCGAAACATCACTGTAGACCACAATATTCCGATGGCGCTATTCTCTCTTGAAATGGCATCAGTACAGCTTATCACGAGGATGATTGCCTCAGAAACGGGAATTTCTTCTGAAAAATTGAGAAAAGGACAAATGTCTGAAGAAGAATGGCAAAGACTATTTTCAAACGTTGCCGCTTTAGAAAATGCTCCGCTTTATATAGACGAAACGCCTGCACTTTCGGTGTTTGATTTCCGTGCAAAATGCAGAAGACTGGTAATGCAACACGGTGTAAGAATCATCATGGTGGATTATTTACAGTTAATGACCGCAAATTCTGGAGGAAAAGGAGCAGGAAACAGAGAGCAGGAAATTGCGACAATTTCTCGTTCACTGAAAGCCATTGCAAAAGAATTAAACGTGCCAGTTATTGCACTTTCTCAGTTATCCAGAACCGTAGAAACCCGTCCAAATAAGAGACCTCAACTATCTGACTTGAGAGAATCTGGAGCGATTGAGCAAGATGCCGATATCGTTTCTTTCATCTACAGACCAGAATACTATAAAATTGATACTTGGGAAGACGAGACTCCTTCTGCTAACCAAGCAGAACTTATTATTGCTAAGCATAGAAATGGTTCTATAGCAGATGTAAGGTTAAGTTTCCACGGAAGTTTAGCAAAATTCTCAGATTTAGACGTTTTCGGAAGCTATCATTCTTCTGGTTTTGCACAACAAGATGAACCAAGTGGTTTTGATAAATTGCGTGTTTCCATAGATCCAGGCGCAGCATTTGGCTTACCAGATAACGGAAATATTTCTGGTTCTGCTATGAATGATGACGACGATGATGGTGAAATGCCGTTTTAA
- a CDS encoding cation diffusion facilitator family transporter, with amino-acid sequence MEVATINKNKQKFTFQRNVAIVGVILFIGKLIAWHLTNSDAVFSDAMESIVNIISAFMGLYSLYLAAQPKDENHPYGHGKVEFVTSGVEGSLIIFAGVMIIVEAVDSLLHGNTLKKLDYGILIVLATAIINYLMGYFSIKKGERENSVVLISSGKHLQSDTWTTLGVVVSLVLVYFTKIYWIDAAVALVFGSYIIIVGYKIVRKSLSGIMDEADPDLLKAVVEVLAKNRKKEWIDIHNMKIQQYGSGLHIDAHITLPWYDTLRESHQEMENIIKTLAAETERHVEFNFHMDDCKPHSCEICQLECAQRIHTFKKKIEWTPESVSQLSKHCLENNP; translated from the coding sequence ATGGAAGTCGCTACCATTAATAAAAACAAACAAAAATTTACTTTCCAGAGAAATGTAGCCATAGTAGGTGTCATTTTATTCATAGGAAAACTGATTGCATGGCATCTCACCAATTCTGATGCTGTTTTTTCAGACGCTATGGAAAGTATTGTGAATATTATTTCGGCTTTCATGGGATTATATTCCTTGTATTTAGCCGCTCAACCTAAAGACGAAAACCATCCTTATGGTCACGGAAAAGTAGAATTTGTAACCTCTGGAGTAGAAGGTTCGCTGATTATTTTTGCAGGGGTTATGATTATTGTAGAAGCGGTAGACAGTTTGCTTCATGGCAATACTTTAAAAAAATTAGATTATGGAATTCTTATTGTCTTAGCTACGGCCATTATCAATTATTTGATGGGATATTTTTCTATCAAAAAAGGAGAAAGAGAAAATTCAGTGGTTCTTATTTCCTCTGGGAAACACCTTCAATCAGACACTTGGACTACTTTAGGTGTAGTTGTCAGTTTAGTTTTGGTATATTTCACTAAAATTTATTGGATAGATGCAGCAGTAGCTTTGGTTTTTGGTTCTTATATCATCATTGTAGGGTACAAAATTGTAAGAAAATCACTAAGTGGAATTATGGATGAAGCAGATCCAGATTTATTAAAAGCTGTAGTAGAAGTTCTTGCTAAAAACAGAAAAAAAGAGTGGATTGACATTCATAACATGAAAATTCAACAATACGGTAGTGGTCTACACATTGATGCACACATTACGCTTCCTTGGTATGACACGCTTAGAGAGTCTCACCAAGAAATGGAAAACATCATCAAAACTCTAGCTGCTGAAACAGAAAGACACGTAGAGTTTAATTTTCATATGGATGATTGTAAACCACACTCATGCGAAATTTGTCAATTAGAATGCGCTCAAAGAATTCATACTTTTAAAAAGAAAATAGAATGGACTCCTGAAAGTGTTTCTCAACTTTCGAAACATTGTTTAGAAAACAATCCTTAA
- the xrtF gene encoding exosortase family protein XrtF produces the protein MKDFKEILGVLLRFLGIWLVLFLLYQLYLNQYSKDIDGFTKVISDQSAFFLNFTGYETVTKDFPSHETIQFYINGKLATRMIEGCNAISVMIMFLSFIFAFYKGVKTFYFAIVGIMLLYVLNLFRIYIINMIVVDFPSFTKPAHDYFFPAIIYGGVVILWLIWINKFVITDEKNS, from the coding sequence ATGAAAGATTTCAAAGAAATATTGGGGGTTCTTCTAAGGTTTTTAGGGATTTGGTTAGTACTATTTCTCTTATACCAATTGTATTTGAATCAATATTCTAAAGACATCGATGGGTTTACCAAAGTCATTTCTGATCAAAGTGCCTTTTTCCTCAATTTTACAGGTTATGAAACGGTTACCAAAGATTTCCCTAGCCACGAAACCATTCAGTTTTATATCAATGGAAAATTGGCAACCAGAATGATAGAAGGCTGTAACGCCATTTCGGTGATGATTATGTTTCTATCTTTTATTTTTGCTTTTTACAAAGGAGTTAAAACTTTTTATTTTGCGATTGTAGGGATTATGCTTTTGTATGTTTTAAACCTTTTTAGAATTTATATTATCAATATGATTGTGGTAGATTTTCCTTCATTTACCAAGCCTGCACATGATTATTTCTTTCCTGCAATTATTTATGGTGGCGTAGTTATTTTGTGGTTAATTTGGATTAATAAATTTGTAATTACAGATGAGAAAAATTCTTAA
- a CDS encoding aspartate-semialdehyde dehydrogenase produces MKIAVVGATGMVGQVMLKVLEERNLPITELIPVASEKSVGKKITFKSKQYDIVSMETAISMKPEIAIFSAGGSTSLEYAPKFAEVGCTVIDNSSAWRMDPTKKLVVPEINAHVLTKEDKIIANPNCSTIQMVMVLNPLHLKYKVKRVIVSTYQSVSGTGKAAVDQLNAEIANAVKPGSVEVNAVYPYQIFKNALPQCDVFDADDYTKEELKLIKEPKKIMGDDSIKITATAVRIPVQGGHSESVNIEFENDFDLEEVKNILANTPGVVLQDDVENKVYPMCFYSEGKDEVFVGRIRRDLSQPNTLNCWIVADNLRKGAATNAVQIAEYLIANQLV; encoded by the coding sequence ATGAAAATCGCAGTAGTCGGCGCCACCGGAATGGTAGGCCAAGTTATGTTGAAAGTTTTGGAAGAAAGAAATCTTCCTATTACAGAATTAATTCCTGTAGCATCAGAAAAATCTGTAGGAAAGAAAATCACTTTCAAGAGTAAACAGTATGACATTGTTTCTATGGAAACTGCGATTTCTATGAAACCTGAAATTGCTATTTTCTCTGCAGGAGGTTCTACTTCGCTAGAATACGCTCCTAAATTTGCAGAAGTAGGTTGCACCGTGATTGACAATTCTTCTGCTTGGAGAATGGACCCTACCAAAAAATTAGTAGTTCCAGAAATTAACGCTCACGTTTTAACCAAAGAAGATAAAATCATCGCAAACCCTAATTGCTCTACCATTCAAATGGTGATGGTTCTTAATCCTCTTCATTTAAAATACAAAGTAAAAAGAGTAATCGTTTCTACTTACCAATCTGTTTCAGGAACAGGAAAAGCTGCTGTAGACCAATTGAACGCAGAAATTGCAAATGCTGTAAAACCTGGTTCAGTAGAAGTAAACGCTGTTTATCCTTACCAAATTTTCAAAAATGCATTGCCACAATGTGATGTTTTTGATGCAGATGATTACACCAAAGAAGAACTTAAACTCATCAAAGAGCCTAAAAAAATCATGGGAGATGATTCTATTAAAATTACAGCAACTGCGGTGAGAATTCCTGTACAAGGCGGTCACTCAGAAAGTGTAAATATAGAATTTGAAAATGATTTTGATTTAGAAGAAGTTAAAAATATTCTAGCCAATACTCCTGGAGTAGTTCTTCAGGATGATGTAGAAAATAAAGTTTATCCTATGTGTTTTTACTCCGAAGGGAAAGACGAAGTTTTCGTAGGAAGAATAAGAAGAGACCTTTCTCAACCAAATACACTGAACTGCTGGATTGTAGCAGACAATCTGAGAAAAGGTGCCGCAACCAATGCGGTACAAATTGCAGAGTATCTCATTGCAAACCAATTAGTATAA
- the rnhA gene encoding ribonuclease HI produces the protein MKIEIYTDGACSGNPGKGGYGILMRVPEKKYQKTFSEGFRLTTNNRMELLAVIEALEKLKNSEENVHVFTDSKYVADAINQNWIFGWIKKGFKNVKNPDLWQRFVPLFRKHKIEFHWIKGHAGHPENEICDQLAVKASQSSNLKIDTFFESQKEGGLF, from the coding sequence ATGAAAATCGAAATTTACACAGACGGCGCTTGTAGTGGCAACCCTGGAAAAGGTGGCTATGGAATTCTCATGCGTGTTCCCGAGAAAAAATATCAAAAAACTTTTTCAGAAGGCTTTCGTTTGACCACCAATAATAGAATGGAACTTCTGGCGGTGATTGAAGCACTTGAAAAGTTAAAAAATTCTGAAGAAAACGTTCATGTTTTCACTGATTCTAAATATGTAGCCGATGCCATTAACCAAAATTGGATTTTTGGATGGATAAAAAAAGGGTTTAAAAATGTAAAAAACCCTGATTTGTGGCAAAGATTTGTTCCCCTTTTTAGAAAACATAAAATAGAATTTCACTGGATAAAAGGTCATGCTGGTCATCCTGAAAATGAAATCTGCGACCAACTTGCTGTAAAAGCTTCTCAATCATCAAATTTAAAAATTGACACCTTCTTTGAGAGTCAAAAAGAGGGCGGATTGTTTTAA
- a CDS encoding exosortase F system-associated membrane protein, with the protein MRKILNLLLVFVGVLGLISVRFVEDKIFYDPFLAFFKGDFKGAVIPDFDSVKLITSHLFRFLLNLFFSAVVIHFLFLNKKWTIQGVVLMTIAFLFFFPIYMWCLYSKMEIGYLFTFSVRRFVIQPIILLLIIPIFYYRKKLGKD; encoded by the coding sequence ATGAGAAAAATTCTTAATTTGCTGCTAGTTTTCGTAGGGGTTTTGGGATTAATTTCTGTGCGTTTTGTAGAAGATAAAATTTTCTATGATCCTTTTTTAGCTTTTTTTAAAGGAGATTTCAAAGGAGCTGTAATTCCAGATTTTGACTCAGTGAAATTAATTACAAGCCATTTGTTTAGATTTTTGCTAAACTTGTTTTTTTCTGCAGTTGTCATTCACTTTTTGTTTCTAAATAAAAAATGGACAATTCAGGGTGTTGTTTTAATGACAATTGCCTTTTTATTTTTCTTCCCTATTTACATGTGGTGTCTGTATTCTAAAATGGAAATAGGCTATCTTTTTACCTTTTCGGTAAGAAGATTCGTGATTCAGCCGATTATTTTACTACTTATTATTCCTATTTTTTATTACAGAAAAAAGCTTGGAAAAGATTAA
- the nadB gene encoding L-aspartate oxidase gives MIKTDVLVIGSGISGLSYAIKISEKLPDAKITIVTKAEEDETNTKYAQGGLAVVMDLDTDNFQKHIDDTMRAGDYENNREVVEMVIKEGPDRFREIVEWGVNFDKKEDGEFKLGREGGHTEFRIVHHKDITGAEIERALLAYCNKSTNIEILDYHYVIDLITQHHIPNKNFDLENISCYGAYVLDQKNKKIKKITAKVTMVATGGAGHVYKNTTNPKIATGDGIAFVHRARGKVSNMQYIQFHPTAMYSKRAGMLFLISEAVRGDGAKLRTKNGEKFMHKYDEREELASRDIVARAIDNEMKISGDEYVGLDCREMDKEKFMEHFPNIYQKCMDEGIDPFKQLIPVVPASHYLMGGIVVDKDGQSSIKNLFAVGECTNSGLHGANRLASNSLLEGLVYGHNAAMKSVELLHKDEFNYFDLENVPEWNEEGMKVMEEKVLITYLRKQLQEMMSDLVSIVRSNERLQLAQKKQREIYKAVTELYNYSVISPELSELRNLVNVSYLIIKHSLAMKENKGAFYNKDFA, from the coding sequence ATGATAAAAACAGATGTATTGGTAATTGGCTCAGGAATTTCGGGACTTTCTTATGCCATTAAAATTTCTGAAAAATTACCAGATGCTAAAATCACCATCGTCACCAAAGCTGAGGAAGACGAAACTAATACCAAATATGCTCAAGGTGGCTTAGCAGTAGTAATGGATTTAGACACGGATAATTTCCAGAAACATATAGATGACACGATGCGCGCTGGAGATTACGAAAACAATAGAGAAGTGGTAGAAATGGTCATCAAAGAAGGACCAGACCGTTTCAGAGAAATTGTAGAATGGGGCGTAAATTTTGACAAAAAAGAAGACGGCGAATTTAAACTCGGAAGAGAAGGTGGCCACACCGAATTTAGGATTGTTCACCATAAAGATATTACAGGCGCAGAAATAGAGCGTGCGCTTCTTGCTTATTGCAATAAATCTACCAACATAGAAATTCTTGATTATCATTACGTCATCGATTTAATCACCCAACACCATATTCCCAATAAAAACTTTGATTTAGAAAATATTTCTTGTTATGGAGCTTATGTTCTAGACCAAAAAAATAAAAAAATAAAAAAAATTACCGCAAAAGTAACTATGGTAGCAACTGGTGGAGCTGGTCACGTTTATAAAAACACCACGAATCCAAAAATTGCCACAGGAGACGGAATTGCTTTTGTACACAGAGCTCGTGGTAAAGTTTCTAATATGCAATACATCCAGTTTCACCCTACCGCAATGTATTCTAAACGAGCTGGCATGCTGTTTTTAATTTCGGAAGCTGTGAGAGGTGATGGTGCTAAACTCAGAACCAAAAATGGCGAAAAATTCATGCACAAATATGATGAGCGAGAAGAATTAGCTTCGCGCGATATTGTGGCTAGAGCCATTGACAACGAAATGAAAATTTCTGGTGATGAATATGTAGGCCTCGATTGTAGAGAAATGGATAAAGAAAAATTTATGGAACATTTCCCAAACATTTATCAAAAATGTATGGATGAAGGAATTGACCCATTTAAACAACTTATTCCTGTGGTTCCTGCAAGTCATTATTTAATGGGAGGAATTGTGGTAGACAAAGACGGACAGTCTTCAATTAAAAATCTTTTTGCAGTAGGAGAATGTACCAACTCTGGATTGCACGGCGCAAATCGTCTTGCATCTAATTCACTTTTGGAAGGCTTGGTTTATGGTCATAATGCTGCCATGAAATCTGTAGAATTACTTCACAAAGATGAATTTAATTACTTCGACTTAGAAAATGTACCAGAATGGAATGAAGAAGGTATGAAAGTGATGGAAGAAAAAGTTCTCATTACCTATCTCAGAAAACAACTTCAGGAAATGATGAGCGATTTGGTAAGCATTGTAAGAAGCAACGAAAGATTGCAACTGGCTCAAAAAAAACAAAGAGAAATCTATAAAGCGGTTACAGAATTGTATAATTATTCAGTAATTTCGCCAGAATTATCAGAATTAAGAAATCTGGTGAATGTTTCTTACCTTATTATTAAGCATTCATTGGCTATGAAAGAAAATAAAGGTGCTTTTTACAATAAAGATTTTGCCTAA
- a CDS encoding TonB-dependent receptor has translation MKINYLGKSRLSVVIVLSAASVAFAQKNRDSINSKDIEQVVLTGVADIAKDRKTPVAVSTIKETVIVEKLGNQEFPEVLNTTPSVYATKAGGGFGDSRINVRGFDQRNTAVMINGVPVNDMENGAVYWSNWAGLSDVTSAMQVQRGLGSSKLAIASVGGTINVLTRSADKKREGNVMFGLGNSGYNKLLFSYNTGKGNTGWSSSFLMSRTAGSMYADGTEFEGYNYYWALGYQKGKHDFQFTITGAPQWHNQRSFSPTINEYLKYGTDGEPNRKYNLNWGTLRGEEYSFTRNYYHKPVMSLNWDYKISDATKLSTVVYASFGRGGGTGTLGRVNNKTENGFRKADGSIDFDAIYAANAAIATPNSNSANSVFVRRSSINSHNWIGAISSLNHKLNDNLNFTVGVDGRYYKGIHYRVMSDFLGAKYIIDNTDINNPNRKITDAYDASPNWNPFGGKTDEVKIAYNNDGIVNWLGGFGQLEYSNGDLSAFAQGSISNQGFQRVDYFLYAPANQKTEMVNKLGYNVKAGLNYNLNANHNVFFNTGYYERQPFFGAVFLDNTNRVNPNLENEKVFSAELGYGFRSSVFNANVNLYNTSWGDIFKRVSYRPTGSTVTYYANVLGVKEIHRGVEVDFNVKPTDWITVNGMFSAGDWYYDKDVKATFINDETNTVVAEGNLLIKDLKVGDAAQLTWALGADVRATENLKFDATYRYADNLYSGFDPASNLNKNTPAVKLPSFGLLDLGLTLSTKTNVGKSLSFRLNVNNVLDETYISDMRTNIAADANAANNWNGINKNNQVYFGFGRTWNASIAYKF, from the coding sequence ATGAAAATCAACTATTTAGGAAAGTCAAGACTTTCTGTGGTAATTGTATTAAGTGCTGCTAGTGTAGCATTTGCGCAAAAAAATAGAGATTCTATCAACTCTAAAGACATAGAACAAGTTGTTCTAACTGGGGTGGCAGATATCGCTAAAGACAGAAAAACTCCAGTAGCGGTTTCTACTATCAAAGAAACTGTAATTGTAGAAAAACTAGGAAACCAAGAATTTCCTGAAGTTCTAAACACCACTCCTTCTGTGTATGCAACTAAAGCAGGTGGTGGTTTTGGTGATTCAAGAATCAACGTTAGAGGTTTTGATCAAAGAAACACTGCGGTTATGATTAACGGGGTTCCTGTTAACGACATGGAAAACGGAGCTGTTTATTGGTCAAACTGGGCTGGTTTATCAGATGTAACTTCTGCTATGCAAGTTCAAAGAGGTTTAGGATCTTCTAAATTAGCTATCGCGTCTGTAGGAGGAACTATCAATGTTTTAACAAGATCAGCAGACAAAAAAAGAGAAGGAAATGTAATGTTTGGATTAGGTAACTCTGGTTACAACAAACTTTTATTTTCTTACAATACAGGTAAAGGCAATACAGGATGGTCTTCTTCTTTCTTAATGAGTAGAACTGCAGGAAGCATGTATGCTGACGGAACTGAATTTGAAGGATATAACTATTATTGGGCACTTGGATACCAAAAAGGTAAACATGATTTCCAATTCACAATCACAGGTGCTCCACAATGGCACAACCAAAGATCTTTTTCTCCAACAATTAACGAATATTTAAAATACGGTACAGATGGAGAACCAAACAGAAAATACAATCTAAACTGGGGTACTTTACGTGGTGAAGAATATTCTTTCACAAGAAACTACTACCACAAGCCAGTAATGTCTTTGAACTGGGATTATAAAATCTCTGATGCTACAAAATTATCTACTGTAGTTTATGCTTCATTTGGTAGAGGTGGTGGAACAGGAACTCTAGGTAGAGTAAACAACAAAACTGAAAACGGATTCAGAAAAGCAGACGGAAGTATAGATTTTGATGCAATTTACGCTGCTAATGCCGCTATTGCAACTCCAAACTCAAACTCTGCTAACTCTGTATTTGTAAGAAGATCTTCTATCAACTCTCACAACTGGATTGGAGCAATTTCTAGCTTAAACCACAAACTTAACGATAACTTAAACTTCACTGTCGGAGTAGATGGTAGATATTATAAAGGTATCCATTACAGAGTAATGAGTGATTTCCTTGGAGCTAAGTACATCATCGACAATACAGACATCAACAATCCTAACAGAAAAATTACAGATGCTTATGATGCATCTCCAAACTGGAATCCTTTCGGTGGAAAAACTGATGAAGTTAAAATCGCTTATAACAATGATGGTATCGTAAACTGGTTAGGTGGTTTTGGTCAATTAGAATATAGCAACGGTGATTTATCTGCATTTGCTCAAGGTTCTATCTCAAACCAAGGTTTCCAAAGAGTAGACTATTTCTTATATGCACCTGCTAACCAAAAAACAGAAATGGTAAACAAATTAGGGTATAACGTAAAAGCAGGACTTAACTACAACCTTAATGCAAACCATAATGTGTTCTTCAACACTGGTTACTATGAAAGACAACCATTCTTCGGTGCAGTATTCTTAGATAACACAAACAGAGTAAATCCTAACTTAGAAAACGAAAAAGTATTCTCTGCAGAATTAGGGTACGGATTTAGATCATCTGTTTTCAATGCAAACGTTAACTTATACAACACTTCTTGGGGAGATATCTTCAAAAGAGTTTCTTATAGACCAACTGGTTCTACTGTAACATATTACGCAAACGTATTAGGAGTTAAAGAAATCCATAGAGGAGTAGAAGTTGATTTCAATGTAAAACCAACTGATTGGATCACTGTTAACGGTATGTTCTCTGCAGGAGATTGGTACTATGATAAAGATGTAAAAGCTACATTTATCAATGATGAAACTAATACTGTAGTAGCTGAAGGAAACCTTCTTATCAAAGACCTAAAAGTAGGAGATGCGGCACAATTAACTTGGGCTTTAGGTGCAGACGTAAGAGCAACAGAAAATTTAAAATTTGATGCTACTTATAGATATGCTGACAACCTATATTCTGGTTTCGATCCAGCAAGCAACCTTAACAAAAACACTCCAGCAGTTAAGTTACCTTCATTCGGACTTCTTGACCTAGGATTAACATTATCTACTAAAACAAATGTAGGTAAGAGTTTATCATTCAGATTAAACGTAAATAACGTACTAGATGAAACTTATATCTCTGATATGAGAACTAACATCGCTGCTGATGCAAACGCAGCTAATAACTGGAACGGTATTAACAAGAATAACCAAGTTTATTTCGGATTTGGTAGAACTTGGAACGCTTCAATCGCTTACAAATTCTAA
- the nadC gene encoding carboxylating nicotinate-nucleotide diphosphorylase, with protein MKRPHYVTDKALKQFIKSALEEDIQSGDHSTLSTIPKELVQSAKLLVKEDCILAGVELAEIIFKTFDKDLKVEVFIKDGENAKVGDVAFIVTGSARSILSTERLVLNCMQRMSGIATLTHEWDSRLLGTKTKLLDTRKTTPNFRICEKWAVAIGGGTNHRYGLYDMIMLKDNHIDYNGSITNAVKMTQEYLKKNKLKLKVEVETRTLAEVEEATKLAGKGIDRIMLDNMDVKTMTEAVKIIAGKCETEASGGISRDQLNEIARTGVTYISAGALTHSAENIDLSLKAIKN; from the coding sequence ATGAAACGTCCACACTACGTAACCGATAAAGCCTTAAAACAATTTATAAAATCTGCTTTAGAAGAAGATATTCAAAGCGGTGACCACTCTACTCTTTCTACCATTCCTAAAGAATTGGTACAAAGTGCAAAACTTCTGGTAAAAGAAGATTGCATTTTAGCAGGAGTAGAATTGGCAGAGATTATTTTCAAAACTTTTGATAAAGATTTAAAAGTAGAGGTTTTTATTAAAGATGGAGAAAATGCAAAAGTTGGCGATGTAGCCTTTATCGTTACAGGAAGTGCGCGCTCTATCCTTTCTACCGAAAGATTAGTGCTAAACTGTATGCAAAGAATGAGCGGAATTGCTACTTTAACTCATGAATGGGACTCTAGACTTCTAGGAACCAAAACTAAGCTGCTTGACACGAGAAAAACCACCCCTAACTTTAGAATTTGCGAAAAATGGGCAGTAGCAATTGGTGGTGGCACAAATCACAGATATGGATTGTATGACATGATTATGCTAAAAGACAATCATATAGATTATAATGGAAGCATAACCAATGCAGTGAAAATGACACAAGAGTATCTCAAAAAAAATAAATTAAAACTTAAGGTAGAAGTAGAAACCAGAACTCTAGCCGAAGTAGAAGAAGCTACAAAGCTCGCAGGAAAAGGAATTGATAGAATTATGCTAGATAATATGGATGTAAAAACCATGACGGAAGCCGTGAAAATAATTGCAGGAAAATGCGAAACCGAAGCTTCAGGAGGAATTTCTAGAGACCAATTAAATGAAATAGCTAGAACGGGTGTCACTTATATTTCTGCAGGGGCACTAACGCATTCGGCAGAAAATATAGATTTAAGCTTAAAAGCCATAAAAAATTAA